In Erythrobacter sp. KY5, the DNA window ATGAGCGGCGCACTATGCTTCTCATTTCTCCTAGGAAGCCAGGGAGCAACTGGTCCAAGGACAATCGTGATCGGGTCAAAAAGCTCGAAGCAGAAGGTCGTATGCACCTCGCCGGCCATGAATGCCTCGCTTTGGCTAAACGCGATGGCTCCTGGGAGAGGCTCAAGCAAACTGAGACCGGAGAAGCGCCGCTGGATCTGGCAAGGGCGTTGGAAGAAGCAGGGGCGAGCGACCAGTGGGACGCCTTCTCGCTTTCGGTCCGCCGTCGGTCGCTCGAATTGTTGCTGGCCGCCAAACTCCCCCAAACGCGTGCAAACCGCATAGAGAGAATCGTAAAGGCAAGTGTCGCCGGCGAGGACCCAACCCTGTGGAGGCCCAAAGCGCAATGAAGGCCTTCTCGACCCTCCTCGACACTCTGGTCTACACCACCAGCCGCAATCGCAAGCTTGCGCTGATCGCCGAATATCTTCGCGAAACCCCTGATCCTGATCGCGGATGGGCACTCGCCGCGCTTACGGGAGAGCTCGACTTTCCCGCGGTCAAGAGTTCGACCATCCGCAACCTGATGAAGGATCGGGTCGATCCGGTTCTCTGGACATTGAGCCGCGATTTTGTCGGAGATACTGCAGAAACAGCAAGCCTGCTCTGGCCCGAGCCCGGCGTTGTCGACGACGACCCGCCGAGTGTGTCGCAGGTGGTCGAGCTGCTTTCCTCACTCAACCGCAACACCGCTCCCAAGGAACTGCCGGGCCTGCTCGACAGGCTCGATCCCAATGGCCGTTTTGCGCTTATCAAGCTGGCCACGGGAGGTATGCGCATCGGCGTTTCCGCTCGCCTTGCCAAGACCGCTTTTGCGCTGGCCTTCGACGTCTCAGTGGAGGAGGTCGAGGAATACTGGCACGCGTTGGAGGCGCCCTATCCCACCCTGTTCGCCTGGGGTGCGGATGGCGCAGATCCGCCCGATGTCTCGAATACCCCGCGCTTCCGACCGTTTATGCTGGCGCACCCCCTGGAAGACACGAAAGTCGACCTCCAGGACTACGCCGCCGAGTGGAAATGGGACGGCATCCGCGTCCAGCTTGTTCGCGTCGGTGGAGAGACGCGGCTCTATTCGCGCTCCGGTGACGACATTTCTGCGACTTTTCCCGAATTGCTCGATGTGCTGCCGTTGGATGCAGTGCTAGATGGCGAGTTGCTGGTGCGCGGCGATGTGCAGGGCGGCGAACAAGGCGGGGCGGCCAGCTTCAATGCCTTGCAGCAACGGCTTGGGCGCAAGACTGTGTCGAAGAAGATGCTTGCCGAATCCCCAGCATTCGTGAGGCTTTACGATGCACTGATCCTCGAAGGGAATGACCTGCGCGAGCAACTCTGGACCGACCGGCGCACTGCTCTCGAAGCGCTGAT includes these proteins:
- a CDS encoding YdeI family protein, which encodes MLLISPRKPGSNWSKDNRDRVKKLEAEGRMHLAGHECLALAKRDGSWERLKQTETGEAPLDLARALEEAGASDQWDAFSLSVRRRSLELLLAAKLPQTRANRIERIVKASVAGEDPTLWRPKAQ
- a CDS encoding cisplatin damage response ATP-dependent DNA ligase, encoding MKAFSTLLDTLVYTTSRNRKLALIAEYLRETPDPDRGWALAALTGELDFPAVKSSTIRNLMKDRVDPVLWTLSRDFVGDTAETASLLWPEPGVVDDDPPSVSQVVELLSSLNRNTAPKELPGLLDRLDPNGRFALIKLATGGMRIGVSARLAKTAFALAFDVSVEEVEEYWHALEAPYPTLFAWGADGADPPDVSNTPRFRPFMLAHPLEDTKVDLQDYAAEWKWDGIRVQLVRVGGETRLYSRSGDDISATFPELLDVLPLDAVLDGELLVRGDVQGGEQGGAASFNALQQRLGRKTVSKKMLAESPAFVRLYDALILEGNDLREQLWTDRRTALEALMSQMPASHFDLSEIVEARDFDHLAQIREGTRDDAIEGLMLKAKDSPYIAGRKVGYWYKWKRDPLLIDCVLMYAQRGSGKRSSFYSDYTFGCWDGDPDEGAELLPVGKAYSGFTDAELKKLDKLVRQTTLNRFGPVREVERTLVFEVAFDSVHSSKRHKSGLAMRFPRIHRIRWDKPVHEADRIETIRALIRD